A single genomic interval of Geotrypetes seraphini chromosome 1, aGeoSer1.1, whole genome shotgun sequence harbors:
- the FAM221B gene encoding protein FAM221B isoform X3, translating into MYGRRISIEDTSLLLGTEPADSPSPDSGITSSAMDVEQSEQNVEVDRASVVSSVGQQPSQASTPSLAISHNSELLEKKSVQSKQKSLASLKDKSSSKASTAYTIRTIVPAEKAEVVSVAKAMHREDFGHKLKGLFQTETDAALRALQTGIYIGWRCPEYHWDCFRLGDQAKCFCGHLLREHQKYTGRSRKVPCVVIKCKCPAFKFIPSCPEEVGEFWLKKRFNFDAAAWRAKCRCKHTHEEHHPTGEHACKVSGCRCVRFESAFLCAACDKKWEAHETFFETTDMRREANLPYGPWRPLHDQHYRRT; encoded by the exons ATGTACGGGAGGCGGATAAGCATAGAAGACACCAGCTTGCTTCTCGGAACAGAGCCTGCAGATTCCCCAAGCCCAGACAGCGGAATCACTAGCTCCGCAATGGACGTGGAACAGTCAGAACAAAACGTCGAGGTAGACAGGGCGTCCGTGGTTAGTTCGGTGGGCCAGCAACCTTCCCAAGCCAGCACGCCAAGCCTCGCCATCTCACACAACTCCGAACTGCTGGAGAAAAAAAGTGTCCAGTCTAAGCAGAAATCACTGGCCAGCCTGAAGGACAAATCAAGCTCAAAGGCAAGTACCG CGTACACCATCCGTACTATTGTGCCCGCAGAAAAGGCAGAAGTGGTATCGGTGGCAAAGGCCATGCACCGAGAAGACTTCGGGCACAagctgaaaggacttttccagaCAGAGACGGATGCAGCACTTAGAGCATTGCAAACAG GTATATATATTGGCTGGAGATGTCCAGAATACCACTGGGACTGCTTCAGACTGGGTGACCAAGCAAAGTGCTTCTGTGGCCACCTTTTGAGAGAACATCAAAAGTACACAG GAAGAAGTAGAAAGGTGCCGTGTGTGGTTATCAAATGTAAGTGTCCAGCTTTTAAGTTCATTCCTTCGTGCCCTGAAGAAGTGGGGGAGTTCTGGCTGAAGAAGAGGTTTAATTTCGATGCTGCAGCCTGGAGAGCAAAATGCCGCTGCAAGCACACCCATGAGGAGCACCATCCAACTGGGGAACATGCTTGCAAGGTCTCAG GGTGTCGCTGTGTGAGGTTCGAGTCGGCATTTTTGTGTGCTGCCTGCGACAAGAAGTGGGAAGCACACGAAACATTCTTCGAGACGACAGACATGAGGAGGGAGGCCAACCTGCCCTATG
- the FAM221B gene encoding protein FAM221B isoform X4, whose amino-acid sequence MYGRRISIEDTSLLLGTEPADSPSPDSGITSSAMDVEQSEQNVEVDRASVVSSVGQQPSQASTPSLAISHNSELLEKKSVQSKQKSLASLKDKSSSKASTAYTIRTIVPAEKAEVVSVAKAMHREDFGHKLKGLFQTETDAALRALQTGIYIGWRCPEYHWDCFRLGDQAKCFCGHLLREHQKYTGRSRKVPCVVIKCKCPAFKFIPSCPEEVGEFWLKKRFNFDAAAWRAKCRCKHTHEEHHPTGEHACKVSGCRCVRFESAFLCAACDKKWEAHETFFETTDMRREANLPYGKELPMCPLQRCQR is encoded by the exons ATGTACGGGAGGCGGATAAGCATAGAAGACACCAGCTTGCTTCTCGGAACAGAGCCTGCAGATTCCCCAAGCCCAGACAGCGGAATCACTAGCTCCGCAATGGACGTGGAACAGTCAGAACAAAACGTCGAGGTAGACAGGGCGTCCGTGGTTAGTTCGGTGGGCCAGCAACCTTCCCAAGCCAGCACGCCAAGCCTCGCCATCTCACACAACTCCGAACTGCTGGAGAAAAAAAGTGTCCAGTCTAAGCAGAAATCACTGGCCAGCCTGAAGGACAAATCAAGCTCAAAGGCAAGTACCG CGTACACCATCCGTACTATTGTGCCCGCAGAAAAGGCAGAAGTGGTATCGGTGGCAAAGGCCATGCACCGAGAAGACTTCGGGCACAagctgaaaggacttttccagaCAGAGACGGATGCAGCACTTAGAGCATTGCAAACAG GTATATATATTGGCTGGAGATGTCCAGAATACCACTGGGACTGCTTCAGACTGGGTGACCAAGCAAAGTGCTTCTGTGGCCACCTTTTGAGAGAACATCAAAAGTACACAG GAAGAAGTAGAAAGGTGCCGTGTGTGGTTATCAAATGTAAGTGTCCAGCTTTTAAGTTCATTCCTTCGTGCCCTGAAGAAGTGGGGGAGTTCTGGCTGAAGAAGAGGTTTAATTTCGATGCTGCAGCCTGGAGAGCAAAATGCCGCTGCAAGCACACCCATGAGGAGCACCATCCAACTGGGGAACATGCTTGCAAGGTCTCAG GGTGTCGCTGTGTGAGGTTCGAGTCGGCATTTTTGTGTGCTGCCTGCGACAAGAAGTGGGAAGCACACGAAACATTCTTCGAGACGACAGACATGAGGAGGGAGGCCAACCTGCCCTATGGTAAG